A genomic region of Marinobacter sp. NP-4(2019) contains the following coding sequences:
- a CDS encoding YqaE/Pmp3 family membrane protein, with amino-acid sequence MDLLRILIAILLPPLGVFLQVGIGKHFWINILLTILGYIPGIVHAVYIIAKK; translated from the coding sequence ATGGATCTTTTGCGAATTCTGATTGCGATTTTGTTACCGCCATTGGGCGTTTTTTTACAGGTGGGCATTGGCAAACACTTCTGGATCAACATCCTGCTGACTATTCTGGGTTACATTCCAGGCATCGTTCATGCGGTTTACATCATCGCCAAGAAATAG
- a CDS encoding succinylglutamate desuccinylase/aspartoacylase family protein: MLLKLLKNQILPAGLALVALIMAHPAFADQAKKTKEVLIAELAEDESVEDVENSEPRKGAQTTPASGNTRQKDKPEGAGQQAPAAAESEKPKKVAPNIDLKEIAPIPEPAGNEEVSPATEPEAATSFELLGSEVRPGTSTRLAWSPNIQIAGLSQPTPVLVVNGVNAGPTLCLTGAVHGDELNGIEIVRRTVYDLNPEKLSGRVVGVPIVNLPGFQQGTRYLPDRRDLNRHFPGSPDGSLADRIAHSLFENVIRKCDMLVDIHTGSQKRTNLPQLRADMNNPEVAALTRGFDRMAVVHSSGSSGMLRTAAVEAGIRTVTMEAGESHRIQEHQIDAGVNSLTSLMEKEGMISRMFVWGDPEPIYYDSDWIRVPNGGILFSEVDLGAEVSEGEVLGYVADPITNAQHPIRASSKGRIIGMAVDQVVMAGFAAYHVGTEAEVPGE, encoded by the coding sequence ATGCTATTGAAATTACTTAAAAATCAGATTCTCCCTGCAGGGCTGGCTCTCGTTGCTTTGATCATGGCCCATCCCGCTTTTGCAGATCAGGCCAAAAAGACCAAGGAGGTTCTGATCGCCGAGTTGGCGGAGGACGAGAGTGTCGAGGACGTAGAAAATTCCGAACCCCGCAAAGGCGCGCAGACCACGCCTGCAAGCGGGAATACCAGGCAGAAGGATAAACCGGAAGGCGCCGGTCAGCAGGCGCCCGCTGCTGCGGAAAGCGAGAAGCCCAAAAAGGTCGCGCCCAATATTGATCTCAAGGAAATCGCCCCAATCCCGGAGCCCGCCGGGAACGAGGAGGTCAGCCCGGCGACCGAACCCGAAGCAGCCACCAGTTTTGAACTACTTGGCTCCGAGGTCCGCCCAGGTACCTCTACGCGCCTGGCCTGGTCGCCGAATATACAGATTGCCGGGCTGTCGCAGCCCACGCCAGTACTGGTGGTCAATGGTGTCAACGCCGGCCCCACGCTTTGCCTGACCGGCGCAGTTCACGGAGATGAACTCAACGGCATCGAGATTGTTCGCCGTACGGTCTACGATCTCAACCCGGAAAAACTCTCCGGTCGGGTGGTGGGCGTTCCCATCGTGAACCTGCCGGGTTTCCAGCAGGGCACCCGCTATCTGCCGGATCGTCGTGATCTCAACCGTCACTTCCCGGGCAGCCCGGACGGCAGTCTGGCGGATCGTATTGCCCACTCTCTGTTTGAGAACGTGATCCGTAAATGCGACATGCTGGTGGATATCCACACCGGGTCCCAGAAACGCACCAACCTGCCCCAGTTGCGGGCAGATATGAACAATCCGGAGGTAGCGGCACTGACACGGGGTTTTGACCGTATGGCAGTCGTTCACAGTTCAGGCTCTTCCGGCATGCTGCGCACGGCGGCAGTAGAGGCCGGTATTCGCACGGTCACCATGGAAGCCGGCGAATCCCACCGCATCCAGGAACACCAGATAGACGCCGGGGTAAACAGCCTGACCAGCCTGATGGAAAAGGAAGGCATGATCTCACGGATGTTTGTCTGGGGAGACCCGGAGCCGATCTACTACGACTCCGACTGGATCCGTGTGCCAAACGGCGGCATCCTGTTCAGCGAGGTGGATCTGGGCGCCGAAGTTTCCGAAGGTGAGGTGCTGGGCTATGTCGCCGACCCCATCACCAATGCCCAGCACCCTATCCGCGCAAGCAGCAAGGGTCGGATCATCGGTATGGCTGTGGACCAGGTGGTAATGGCCGGCTTTGCCGCCTACCACGTTGGTACGGAGGCAGAAGTTCCAGGGGAGTAG
- a CDS encoding DMT family transporter: MSFHSPKPLWLAYLGLVLTPLFWAGNAVVAKGSIASIPPLSMSFWRWVIALAVILPFGLKGVLRHRRVIRQYFGSMLVLATFSVAAFNSLLYYAAITSSATNIALINATIPIFIALLAWLLLGDRTRPVQIVGILLAVLGILTVIARGKLSVLTQLEAQPGDLIMVAAVFSWGLFSVLLRRQAVPLPALTFLTTQIALGTLVILPFYLTELMFFKGGFEVGRTTIMPLLYFAFFPGILAYAFWNHGVHQVGPAQAAMFMYLTPVFASILAGVFLGERLGMFHIVGGLLILAGLFLATRKAPVRQ; the protein is encoded by the coding sequence GTGTCTTTTCACTCCCCGAAGCCACTATGGCTGGCCTACCTCGGGCTGGTCCTCACACCGCTGTTCTGGGCAGGTAATGCCGTTGTTGCCAAGGGTTCGATCGCAAGCATCCCCCCCTTGTCCATGTCATTCTGGCGCTGGGTGATCGCCCTGGCGGTCATCCTGCCCTTTGGACTAAAAGGCGTCCTTCGCCATCGCCGGGTCATTCGTCAGTACTTTGGCTCTATGCTGGTACTGGCCACTTTCAGTGTCGCGGCGTTTAATTCCCTGCTGTACTACGCTGCCATTACCTCCAGCGCCACCAACATTGCGCTGATCAACGCCACCATCCCCATCTTCATTGCTTTGCTGGCCTGGCTACTGCTGGGTGACCGCACCCGCCCGGTCCAGATAGTGGGTATCCTGCTGGCCGTACTGGGCATCCTGACCGTGATCGCCCGTGGCAAACTTTCCGTACTCACACAACTCGAGGCACAGCCCGGAGACCTGATCATGGTGGCTGCGGTGTTCAGTTGGGGGCTGTTTTCAGTCCTGCTCAGAAGACAGGCGGTGCCCTTGCCGGCACTGACCTTCCTGACCACCCAGATCGCCCTTGGCACGCTGGTGATCCTGCCGTTTTATCTGACCGAACTGATGTTCTTCAAGGGTGGTTTTGAGGTCGGTCGCACCACCATCATGCCATTACTCTATTTCGCCTTCTTTCCCGGCATTCTGGCCTACGCGTTCTGGAACCACGGCGTCCACCAGGTAGGCCCCGCCCAGGCCGCCATGTTTATGTACCTGACACCGGTATTTGCTTCAATACTCGCAGGTGTCTTCCTTGGCGAGCGCCTGGGAATGTTCCACATTGTCGGAGGGCTACTGATACTGGCGGGGCTATTCCTGGCAACACGTAAAGCGCCAGTCAGGCAATGA
- a CDS encoding PEP-CTERM sorting domain-containing protein, which translates to MPRFTLVTLLAAVLFFPTLTSAAQITASYDVNLNSSDPGLVVNSADIADNPFSFNLEEGESNYFTLFKIWTNEETVNSDDKDPQSISVDFNFTSPEALFGSVNGETDGVRKILLANYQAGHLTWGGPLDLVFGALGDGLLRVTLFDAVFNEGYIFGLHEGKTYGAKVKAKIELISDASQVSEPGTLALLGLGLLGLGLRARHRTN; encoded by the coding sequence ATGCCACGATTTACACTGGTCACGTTGTTGGCCGCCGTATTGTTTTTCCCAACACTGACAAGTGCGGCGCAGATAACTGCAAGCTATGACGTAAATCTCAACTCATCTGATCCGGGTCTGGTGGTTAACTCTGCGGACATTGCTGATAACCCCTTCTCGTTCAACCTTGAGGAAGGTGAAAGTAATTACTTTACACTCTTCAAGATCTGGACCAATGAGGAGACGGTCAATAGTGATGATAAGGATCCGCAGTCGATCTCTGTCGACTTCAACTTCACCTCACCGGAGGCGCTGTTCGGTTCGGTGAATGGAGAAACCGACGGAGTCAGGAAGATCTTGCTTGCAAACTATCAGGCTGGCCATCTGACCTGGGGTGGTCCACTGGATCTGGTGTTTGGTGCGCTGGGTGATGGCCTTCTGCGGGTGACCCTGTTTGATGCCGTGTTCAATGAGGGCTATATCTTCGGGCTGCATGAAGGCAAGACATACGGCGCCAAGGTGAAGGCGAAAATCGAGCTGATCTCCGATGCCTCGCAGGTGTCTGAACCAGGCACCCTTGCGCTGTTAGGATTGGGTTTGCTTGGACTGGGACTGCGTGCCCGTCATCGTACCAACTGA